In the genome of Harmonia axyridis chromosome 4, icHarAxyr1.1, whole genome shotgun sequence, the window caagccaagtagcttgatatttatccaactacttgacttgaaaatcaagctcgtgaaaaattacatacttgagcttgacttgacttgattttagatatttattgcttgacttgaaatcaaggtACTTGATTTGCaggagagactgaagcattcgccagtgtgattcatcaagccaagtagcttgatatttatccaactacttgacttgaaaatcaagctcgtgaaaaattacatacttgagcttgacttgacttgatttcagatatttattgcttgacttgaaatcaaggtACTTGATTTGCaggagagactgaagcattcgccagtgtgattcatcaagccaagtagcttgatatttatccaactacttgacttgaaaatcaagctcgtgaaaaattacatgcttgacttgacttgattttagatatttattgcttgacttgaaatcaaggtacttgattttcaggagagactgaagcattcgtgatttcattagtagttttctcacatttctatggaatctattgctagattttggtagtttcagaaatatcttcccaaacttggccaaaatgaccaaggattttttttcccCAGCATCTGtggctcctgttgaaagacaattttccagagctgcacccacaattatgaaatcaaacaaagcctggaggttttccAATATAAAGAAGctttattttttcagtattttttatttcgttatgatttatagtgatttaatttatgtttctatatcaagaaagttgatattttcgattcttttatacaataagttgaataaataaaactatttttgcaaggttccttctcatttaatcgtatttttattgatgtgacactacacaataaaactgccaaaaatcaagtagcttgataaataaatacttgacttgagattgaaaaacttctacttgacttgagcttgacttgaattcaagtcaagctgaagccaagtagcttgaaaatcaagccaagccgtgaatccctacaggCACTATAAACAAATGGTGTATCTTCTCTCCTATTAATTATATTGGATTAAAAATACATTGAGAATATATCAAAAGCCAggtgatatttttaattttgtcgacacattatttttatttttgtaggtAGCACTTGGGAGAAGAGAAATATAACTTACAGGATAAACAAGTATCCGACAAAGCTGAAAAGGGATAACGTTGACAGTATAATCAGAAAAGCCTTCGACTTATGGGCAAAACATGCTGAAATCAATTTTGAGAGTCGTAAAAATTCTAATGAAAAAGTTGACAtggatatttcatttattacgGGCAAACATGGAGACGATACTCCTTTTGAAGGACCTGAAGGTGTTTTAGCTCACGCATTTTTTCCTGTAAGTATTTGTTAAATATTCAAGTCACTTTATGCCCAAGAAATTCCTTTAGTAACATCTTATTGGGGCAAAAAATCGAGAAATCAATGAACTCGGcaacacaaaaataaaattagaacTGTGTGTTATATTTTTCACCGCAAAGTCTCAGCTTTCATCTCCTtcgaattattattttattcattaatttcatattttattaatatttattttatttaatattaCCTTCTGATATAACAAAATGTAACTCTCTTTAGAGAGTTACATTTTGTGCATTTTTACCCCAAGTATAAGTGGTTACCTTACCTCGATATcgccttttttttaatttcataaatCCTTCTGTTTCAATGATGATTTATTTATAAGAAAGGACGAATAATAAACCAAATTGTAGAATTTGCATTGTTTCCACAGAAATTTGGAGGCGACGTTCACTTCGATGACTCTGAAGAATGGACCATTGACTCACCAAAGGGTATTAACTTACTTCAAGTGGCCAATCATGAAATAGGACATGCTTTGGGATTGCTGCACTCTGATGAACTTGACTCTTCTATGTCGCCATTGTACAACGATTTCATTCCAAATTTTATGCTCCATACAGATGATGTACAGGGTATACAGAAATTATATGGAAAAAGAATAGATCACAAGTTGAAGAAGCCTCCAAAAACATCTCAAGAGATTTGGGACGATTATTGGGAGAATTTGGTCGattattaaattcaaaattgaaacatgactaactgaaatttttatttaatcattTGTTATTTCCTCTTTTTCACAGAATAAAGGCTGTATGCTCATATATTAGGTCGGAGAACAACGCAAAAGAAGGAATAGTCAGTAATAAATCTAGCCACATTTGAAAATTTGCACCTTAAAAGAATATCTGCTTCAGAGTCTATCGAAGGTAGTAGTTAGTAATCACTTTAAGATTGTAGTAACTCTTTGCTCACTGAGAGATCACCTTGCAACACATACGGTCATTACTGTCACCTTCAACAAATGGAGTAGTTTCTGATGCTTGCTTTTCGTACAACAGTcgcagaaattcaatttttgtaaaattcgcatacgtaaagggtgtttttttcagagctatagaactttaaattgcaataaaacaacgatggattattctattgacatgaattttatttatccgcaagattatcttgtggcattaaattttgaatatgatttctgatatatgaccgccacgactggctcggatatagtccaatctggacgtccaattttcgatgacattctccaacatttgtggccgtatatcggcaataacacggcgaatgttgtcttccaaatggtcaagggtttgtggcttatccgcatagaccaatgactttacatagccccacagaaagtagtctagtggtgaaaaacgtgaaattaggcggtcaccaaacgtatctttcaataaatcgattgtggcacgagctgcgtgacatgttgcgccgtcttgttgaaaccacagctcctggacatcatggttgttcaattcaggaatgaaaaagttagtaattatggctctataccgatcaccattgactgtaacgttctggccatcatcgtttttgaagaagtacggaccaattattccaccagcccataaagcgcaccaaacagtcagtttttctggatgtaacggtgtttcgacatacacatgAGGAtaaacttcactccaaatgcggcagttcagtttgttgacgtagccattcaaccagaagtgcgcttcatcgttaaacaaaataaaatggacgtagtccgcgatacgtattccgcacagaaccattattttcgaaataaaattgcactatttgcaagcgttgtttaggcgtgagtctattcatgataaattgctaaaccaaactgagaataaatcacttgacagctgttaaatcggtcgccatcttgaacaaaaatgccaacttaaagttatatacctcgaaaaaaacacccgttacaacgCGCGACCAAATTCTCAAGTCCAGTCTAGCGTTCCACTTTGAATCGTTGCATTCACGCACTGAGCTGAACAAAtatgaactttattttgagacaccttgtatGAAAATGGGGAACAATCGATTTTTCCAAGCATGCATGTATTATTTTATATGCTTCATCGTTAGctcaagaaattaaaaaaagaaagtGATGAATAACGGAAATCTATGTTTATATGTAACCTTGTGATAAAAAAAGgttgaagaatataaatatttgggTTTGCTGATCGACCATAAGCTGTCTTGGTGATTTCCTATAAAAAAACTCAACGGCAAACTTGCTCCAATAATAGGTGCTATAAGAAGATATGCAAATTTCTCAACTGATCATGctagaaaaaaatatgtatatgaaaGCATTATTTGATCACAACTTAGATTTATGTTAGTTTGTTGGGGAACTGCACCAATTTACTTAAGAGGGATTACTACCACGTGgcttttcgcgtatcagtcaaagtTTGATACCCATTAATTTTCGCTCTGGCGCTCTTgcaatgaccaaactttgtatggtgtacgaagttgaacattcacttcatcttcttttttgttgaagaaaataagtAGAAGGCAACACTGTACGatgactttcacgaaattataattttacctcttttgtaatgatttttggtaggctTTTTTAAGGATATCTAgaaagtacatatcatcaattttttgcgaaaaacgataagttatcaatattttttcattcgcaaatcaaaaatatctactttctcccatgtaaatttttgtttgaggaaattatgtgcaaaccccataaaaatcggtgatttgtatgaagaattatctctaattttgttttgaactgagcaaccaAGTGGTGGTTTTCCCTCTAAATGGATCAGCTACAACGTTATCAGAAAAGAGTGATCAAAGCAGTGTTCTTACTCATTGGATTATAATTAGTAAAAGACAGCCTATACACTAATACATCAATattaaacattgaaaaaaatgaaagtttatgaaccaattaaattaatatataacatccaaaaaaaatttaatgaatctcACGCCTCTCCCATCAGAACACCAAATCAACTCAGAAATAATTACAGAAGAACTATGAAATTACAGAATGCACCCTTCTGCAGGAGCATTACGTCTTTTAACTCTACTCAAACTCTGActcaaaaaaatccaaataaaaTGTGCTGTGGTCTAAAAAAATACCTCAGTTTTGTAATGatgatatactaactgacaaataaACTGCAACACCCTGAAACAAcccaaccgtcagaggtaacacaagataggGTCGATAATGCTACAGTCCGAAAGACccttcggacagttacaggatggccttgttttcctaaccactcatcagccaaagatcgtgtagtcgcaaatcggtctctaatggccataagtcgatcttgaacttcatttgtgccctttcgacgtccggtgcctactcttttgggtattatcaaaccacgcttgacaatatctcataacagtagatggatttctgttcgtacggttagcgatttctcgaaatgacaaccccgcctaccgtagaccaataattcgaactctttcaaattcacttagttggagcaactaaacatcgactttggatctcctcgtttgttgtaaaatttgaaaaacgactacaatatttaagtaacaaaaattatttattatttcaaatacaatcatttactccttactatactatctatgttttacaaaaaaaaatttaatttaaaaacctccttctgggtgttgcagtttcgtcgtcagttagtatattatgtTATAAGAAATGTTCATTCAGTTTTAgctaatacagggtggccactttttcaatgggattgtattggtaacttttaaacgataagagttaggaggtcggtcaaatggacaaaaagttgcatgcatagaagcattatcaagcagttcaaacaaatcgagattatcatggctggttttcgagatatcataagaaaagtaaattatgtcattttgatttttcttttttttcccacttcatttcaaatatcatcaaaaaatgtcacaggaattttttatttgacagtaaattattctcaatttgacgtaatcagatttcgtatccaacgtttcgtgctctctgggccaccctcaacctcatttttttcaatacggatctgtatattttatgacacttttcgaaataacttttaacgctgaattcaacgatatgtcatacaatgtcattcaaagttgattttcaggagattttgaccctcatccaaaattaatggtgtgtatgtaaaaaaaaacgagtctattaacgatatcaatgttctgacccaaattcaatcgaacccagaaaaaaaatcgagaactgaggccagtgaatggaattttacaAAAACTGCTCttgataaaatagtcaagagaggcgaatacaatgattttaaatttgaataccaagccttgcaaaaattatatcgtaatgctctcaaaataaatttcgattctgtaatttgtttcaacggaacaaatgacaaatacaacaatagtgatacctcgcgagaaaattgagaatgttttgaaaggtattcaaggagaccaaacaagcaaatgtataagaagtatgggttccagaaccgtaaagtgcatcttacaaaatggtggacatttcgaacacgttcttcattaattttcatttactttcgaataatcatttgatttttctttcattaaatgatactttcgtttcattattatgaattgaaatatttaaatgattattatagaagaagaaccaagaaaccagtatactggtttcttgctttgattctaatatgttccatttagttcaagatgggtaagttgattttcttatcgaaatttattgcatattgcatgttgctaattaaactaaatgaaggtaatacagatccgacccgaagaaaattggataagggtcaaaatcacctgaaaatctactttgaatgacattgtatgatatatcgttgaattcagcgttaaaagttatttcgaaaaatgtcataaaatatgcaggtccgtattgaaaaaaattaggttgagggtggcccaaagagtacgaaacgttggatacgaaatctgattacgtcaaattgaggataatttactgtcaaataaaaaattcctgtgacattttttgatgatatttgaaatgaagtgggaaaaaaagaaaaatcaaaatgacataatttacttttcttatgatatctcgaaaactggccctgataatctcgatttgtttgaactgcttgataatgcttctatgcatgcaactttttgtccatttgaccgaccttctaactcttatggtttaaaagttaccaatacaatcccattgaaaaagtggccaccctgtatatgagttAAGGCCTAGTAACTAGTACTGTAGTGATTTAAagtcagaaaataaaaatttttattatatattattattaaaactatAGATACAATCAAGCAGAAATCTACTACCTACTTGACTGTAAAATATCGGTTAGATTAGAAGGTTCCTTCGAAACTTGAGAGAATCACATGAATACGAATTCGAACAAACGCTcagaagctcctgacttcacgttatTACTTCTCTCACAGTTTTTTTATCCTTCTTCTCATTTATTAATCAGATCGGGCGTTGCCCTTTAATAATAAGTCACCCAGTGTTGTAAGAAATATCCGTTTTTATGAGTTTATATGACACTTTCCTAAGTAAATACGTGTTTGCTCCACACTCACCACAATTTCCCAATTATCGCAGTTCCATTTCCTCTATTCTTCATTTCCGCATAGAATGGCCTGAAGATAATTTCATTGACGAAATAAATGAATCATGCGAAACGTAACGTAATACTTACATCTCGGTTTTGAACTCTAATTCTCTGAACAGAATCGCTCTATCTCTATCATTCAGTCATAATATCTGTAATTTCGATTATTATAAATCCGTGGTCCAATTCAATTCTGTCTGTCCATCCGAAATGATAAATATCagtttgaatcaccctgtaaaaTCATCAGTTCAggccacgggcgtagccaggggggggggggggtttgggGGTTCAACtcccccccgaaatgttaaagatgtcaaaaattttttttcaaaatctcgaaaatattttttaatggaatttgtaaaaagtgaatgaaattatcactctcagttcaattaatttgtaatgtgaaatttgaattaaattacctctacgtaatccagtcaatttgtgctcacatgtggccctcaaaggaaagttatgggttagtttgattttttcgatcgtatgtaacgggtgtttttttcgagatatataactttaagttagcattactgttcaatatggcgaccgatttaactgctgtcaagtgatttattctcaattcggtttggcaattcatcatgaatagactcacacctgaagaacgcttgaaaatagtgcaattctatttcgaaaataaggGTTCTgggcggaatacgtatcgcgcactacgtccattagcgatgaagcgcacttctggttgaatggctacgtcaacaaacaaaactgccgcatttagagtgaagctaatcctcaagtgtatgtcgaaacaccgttacatccagaataactgactgtttggtgcgcttcatgggctggtggaatcattggtccgtacttcttcaaaaacgatgacggccagaacgttacagtcaatggtgatcggtatagagccatgattactaactttttcattcctgaattgaacaaccatgatgtccaggagctgtggttccaacaagacggcgcaacatgtcacacagctcgtgccacaatcgatttatttgaagacacgtttggtgaccgcctaatttcacgttttggaccaattggcctccaagatcttgtgatttaacaccgctagactactttctgtggggctatgtaaagtcattggtctatgcggataagccacaaacccttcaccatttggaagacaacattcgccgtgtttttgccgatatacggccacaaatgttggaaaaagtcatcgaaaattggacgtccagattggactacatccgagccagccttgtcggtcatatgccagaaatcatatttaaaatgtaatgccacaagattatcttgcggataaataaaattcatatcaatctaataatccatcgttgttttattgcaatttaaaattctata includes:
- the LOC123678282 gene encoding matrilysin-like isoform X1, producing the protein MWIASGFIFTLIYFQCCLCKPGLKSTIFYLSKFGYMEEIDMEASSTIIKASSLKKSIGQFQKFMGLPVTGKPDKATLKMMGMPRCGVKDLMGQSGKRKKRFDTEGSTWEKRNITYRINKYPTKLKRDNVDSIIRKAFDLWAKHAEINFESRKNSNEKVDMDISFITGKHGDDTPFEGPEGVLAHAFFPKFGGDVHFDDSEEWTIDSPKGINLLQVANHEIGHALGLLHSDELDSSMSPLYNDFIPNFMLHTDDVQGIQKLYGKRIDHKLKKPPKTSQEIWDDYWENLVDY
- the LOC123678282 gene encoding matrilysin-like isoform X2, translating into MEEIDMEASSTIIKASSLKKSIGQFQKFMGLPVTGKPDKATLKMMGMPRCGVKDLMGQSGKRKKRFDTEGSTWEKRNITYRINKYPTKLKRDNVDSIIRKAFDLWAKHAEINFESRKNSNEKVDMDISFITGKHGDDTPFEGPEGVLAHAFFPKFGGDVHFDDSEEWTIDSPKGINLLQVANHEIGHALGLLHSDELDSSMSPLYNDFIPNFMLHTDDVQGIQKLYGKRIDHKLKKPPKTSQEIWDDYWENLVDY